The Actinocatenispora sera genome has a window encoding:
- the cysS gene encoding cysteine--tRNA ligase, translating to MSLQLYDTATRSVRDFVPREPGKVGIYLCGVTVQSPPHIGHLRSGVNYDVLRRWLEYRGLDVRFIRNITDIDDKVLARAVAEAVPYWSIAYRNERLLDDAYDAVGVRLPTYEPRATGHIPEIHALIQRLIDRDHAYVTDAGEVYFDVSSFADYGALSGQRPDEMRSGEGAAPGKHSPLDFALWKGVKPTEPDDAYWPSPWGRGRPGWHIECSAMTWRYLGEEFDIHGGGLDIRFPHHENEIAQSRAAGFGFARYWVHNGPLNLGGEKMSKSLGNVVDLPSLAARGLRPAEVRYYLSAAHYRSVIDYSEAALDEAAAAYRRIEGFVQRAVERVGVVETDGVVPAGFETVMDDDLNTPQAFALVHETVRAGNTALAAGDDEAARQALGEVLAMLGVLGLDPLAGAPAAGGSGLADTVDSLVALALQQREAARARRDWSAADAVRDQLKQAGVLIEDTPHGPRWTLAANATDGP from the coding sequence GTGAGCCTGCAGCTGTACGACACCGCGACCCGCTCGGTGCGGGACTTCGTCCCGCGGGAACCCGGCAAGGTCGGGATCTACCTGTGTGGTGTCACCGTGCAGAGCCCGCCGCACATCGGTCACCTGCGCTCCGGCGTCAACTACGACGTGCTGCGCCGCTGGCTGGAGTACCGCGGTCTGGACGTTCGGTTCATCCGGAACATCACCGACATCGACGACAAGGTGCTGGCGCGGGCTGTGGCCGAGGCGGTGCCGTACTGGTCGATCGCGTACCGCAACGAGCGGCTGCTCGACGACGCGTACGACGCGGTGGGGGTGCGGCTGCCCACCTACGAGCCGCGCGCGACCGGGCACATCCCGGAGATCCACGCGCTGATCCAGCGGCTGATCGACCGCGACCACGCCTACGTCACCGACGCCGGCGAGGTCTACTTCGACGTCTCGTCGTTCGCCGACTACGGGGCGCTGTCCGGGCAGCGGCCGGACGAGATGCGCTCCGGTGAGGGCGCCGCGCCCGGCAAGCACAGCCCGCTCGACTTCGCGCTGTGGAAGGGCGTCAAGCCGACCGAACCGGACGACGCCTACTGGCCGTCGCCGTGGGGCCGCGGCCGACCCGGCTGGCACATCGAGTGCTCCGCGATGACCTGGCGCTACCTCGGCGAGGAGTTCGACATCCACGGCGGCGGGCTGGACATCCGGTTCCCGCACCACGAGAACGAGATCGCCCAGTCCCGCGCGGCCGGCTTCGGCTTCGCCCGGTACTGGGTGCACAACGGGCCGCTCAACCTCGGCGGCGAGAAGATGAGCAAGTCGCTCGGCAACGTCGTCGACCTGCCGTCGCTGGCCGCCCGCGGGCTGCGCCCGGCGGAGGTGCGCTACTACCTCTCCGCCGCGCACTACCGCTCGGTCATCGACTACTCGGAGGCCGCGCTGGACGAGGCCGCCGCCGCGTACCGGCGGATCGAGGGGTTCGTGCAGCGGGCGGTGGAGCGGGTCGGGGTGGTCGAGACCGACGGCGTGGTGCCGGCCGGGTTCGAGACGGTGATGGACGACGACCTGAACACGCCGCAGGCGTTCGCGCTGGTGCACGAGACCGTGCGGGCCGGCAACACGGCGCTCGCGGCCGGCGACGACGAGGCGGCCCGGCAGGCGCTCGGCGAGGTCCTGGCGATGCTCGGCGTGCTCGGCCTCGACCCGCTGGCCGGCGCACCGGCCGCCGGCGGCAGCGGCCTCGCCGACACGGTCGACTCGCTCGTCGCGCTGGCCCTGCAACAGCGCGAGGCGGCCCGCGCGCGGCGCGACTGGTCGGCCGCCGACGCCGTGCGTGACCAGCTCAAACAGGCCGGCGTACTGATCGAAGACACCCCGCACGGTCCACGGTGGACACTCGCGGCCAACGCAACGGACGGTCCCTGA
- a CDS encoding IclR family transcriptional regulator, which translates to MERATETAQTLDRGLRLLALVAEHPGGVSISAAAQHLSVGRTVVYRLAATLAAHGLLHHDPGGPLRLGIGVLALARRAQPLLAEAASPILRALAEDLGATAHLTVEDGGEALALLVVEPSWTALHVAYRTGSRHPLSAAAGGQAILAGRRGERGWTSSAGGFQSGAYGVAAPVLGIDGLEASVGVVALGTLDDTTTGPRVLAAATALSTSIR; encoded by the coding sequence GTGGAGAGGGCGACCGAGACCGCGCAGACGCTCGACCGCGGGCTGCGCCTGCTCGCCCTCGTCGCCGAGCACCCCGGGGGTGTCTCGATCAGCGCCGCCGCGCAACACCTGTCCGTCGGCCGTACCGTCGTCTACCGGCTGGCCGCCACGCTCGCCGCCCACGGGCTGCTGCACCACGACCCCGGCGGGCCGCTGCGGCTCGGCATCGGCGTACTGGCGCTCGCCCGGCGGGCCCAGCCGCTGCTCGCCGAGGCGGCGTCACCGATCCTGCGGGCCCTCGCCGAGGACCTCGGTGCCACCGCGCACCTGACCGTCGAGGACGGCGGCGAGGCGCTCGCCCTGCTGGTCGTCGAGCCCTCCTGGACCGCGCTGCACGTCGCGTACCGGACCGGCTCCCGGCACCCGCTGTCCGCTGCCGCCGGTGGCCAGGCCATCCTCGCCGGGCGCCGCGGTGAGCGCGGCTGGACCAGTTCGGCCGGCGGATTCCAGTCCGGTGCCTACGGCGTCGCGGCCCCGGTCCTCGGCATCGACGGCCTCGAGGCCAGCGTCGGCGTCGTCGCCCTCGGCACCCTCGACGACACCACCACCGGTCCGCGCGTCCTCGCCGCCGCCACCGCTCTGTCCACCTCTATCCGCTGA
- a CDS encoding ABC transporter ATP-binding protein, which translates to MATVTYDAASRIYPGTTKPAVDSLNLEIEDGEFLVLVGPSGCGKSTSLRMLAGLEDVDRGAILIDGKDVSNLPPKARDIAMVFQNYALYPHMTVFDNMAFALKLRKTPKPEIERRVKEAAALLNLQEYLDRKPKALSGGQRQRVAMGRAIVREPQVFLMDEPLSNLDAKLRVQTRSQIAALQARLGTTTVYVTHDQTEAMTMGHRVAVLKDGLLQQVDTPRVLYDKPKNVFVAGFIGSPAMNIKTVKLGDAGAHLGGLQVPLTREAVAAAGEGADGKVTVGFRPEDVQLVGQGDGGLSMTVDLVEELGSDAYVYGRADLDGTEEQFVIRTEGRNTPNMGDTVYLKPQSTPHIFNASTGERVEA; encoded by the coding sequence ATGGCAACTGTCACCTACGACGCCGCTTCCCGGATCTACCCGGGCACCACGAAGCCGGCCGTCGACTCGCTCAACCTGGAGATCGAGGACGGCGAGTTCCTCGTTCTCGTCGGCCCGTCCGGCTGCGGCAAGTCCACCTCGCTGCGGATGCTCGCCGGTCTGGAGGACGTCGACCGCGGCGCCATCCTGATCGACGGCAAGGACGTCTCCAACCTTCCCCCCAAGGCGCGCGACATCGCCATGGTGTTCCAGAACTACGCGCTGTACCCGCACATGACGGTCTTCGACAACATGGCCTTCGCGCTGAAGCTGCGCAAGACGCCGAAGCCGGAGATCGAGCGCCGGGTCAAGGAGGCCGCGGCCCTGCTGAACCTGCAGGAGTACCTGGACCGCAAGCCGAAGGCGCTGTCCGGTGGCCAGCGGCAGCGGGTCGCGATGGGCCGCGCGATCGTGCGTGAGCCGCAGGTCTTCCTGATGGACGAGCCGCTGTCGAACCTGGACGCGAAGCTGCGCGTGCAGACCCGTTCGCAGATCGCCGCGCTGCAGGCCCGCCTCGGCACCACCACCGTGTACGTGACGCACGACCAGACCGAGGCCATGACCATGGGCCACCGGGTCGCCGTGCTCAAGGACGGCCTGCTGCAGCAGGTCGACACCCCGCGGGTGCTGTACGACAAGCCGAAGAACGTGTTCGTGGCCGGCTTCATCGGTTCGCCGGCGATGAACATCAAGACCGTCAAGCTCGGCGACGCCGGCGCGCACCTGGGTGGCCTGCAGGTACCGCTGACCCGCGAGGCGGTCGCCGCGGCCGGCGAGGGCGCCGACGGCAAGGTGACCGTGGGCTTCCGGCCGGAGGACGTGCAGCTGGTCGGCCAGGGTGACGGCGGCCTGTCGATGACCGTCGACCTGGTCGAGGAGCTCGGCTCGGACGCGTACGTCTACGGCCGCGCCGACCTGGACGGCACCGAGGAGCAGTTCGTCATCCGTACCGAGGGGCGGAACACGCCGAACATGGGCGACACCGTCTACCTCAAGCCGCAGAGCACGCCGCACATCTTCAACGCGTCGACCGGCGAGCGCGTCGAGGCCTGA
- a CDS encoding MFS transporter, whose translation MTSVDARASVLGEYTPDPRRWRALTVCLIAGFMTLLDVSIVNVALPSMQDGLHASASDLSWVISGYALTFGLVLVTAGRLGDDRGRKRMFLAGLVLFTATSALAGAATSGTWLVVARLLQGAAGGLLNPQVIGVIQQLFRGRERGRAFGLFGAVVGISTAIGPLLGGLLLQGFGDQEGWRFVFYVNLPIGVLALFAGARLLPHDRIDRNASRHTLDLVGVVLLGVAVVAIMLPLIQAEKDPSGAPWWLLAVGVALLGGFVGWERRYSRRGRQPLVDLGLLRTRSYAMGTSLGLAYFAGFTGIFFVITLFFQRGLGYTPLQAGAAMLPFAMGSAGAAALGGRIVSRYGRALVVLGVLAVAVGLVGTDLVLGAFTGGHVGLVTALPLAVAGIGSGLTIAPNQTLTLAEVPPAEGGTAAGVLQTGQRIGSAIGTAVAGALFFGSLATTHGDYHQAAALGIRGSIALVLVAVLVGVADLVLDRRHRRAQGSLPPRV comes from the coding sequence GTGACCTCCGTCGACGCCCGAGCCAGCGTGCTCGGCGAGTACACCCCGGATCCGCGCCGGTGGCGCGCGCTGACGGTGTGCCTGATCGCCGGGTTCATGACGCTGTTGGACGTCAGCATCGTCAATGTCGCGTTGCCGTCCATGCAGGACGGGTTGCACGCCAGCGCCTCCGACCTGTCCTGGGTGATCTCCGGGTACGCGCTGACGTTCGGGCTGGTGCTCGTGACAGCGGGCCGGCTGGGCGACGACCGCGGTCGGAAGCGGATGTTCCTGGCCGGGCTGGTGCTGTTCACCGCGACCAGTGCGCTCGCCGGCGCGGCCACCTCCGGCACCTGGCTGGTCGTGGCGCGGCTGCTCCAGGGTGCCGCCGGCGGGTTGCTGAACCCGCAGGTCATCGGCGTCATCCAGCAGCTGTTCCGGGGCCGGGAGCGGGGTCGCGCGTTCGGCCTGTTCGGTGCGGTCGTCGGCATCTCGACGGCGATCGGGCCGCTGCTCGGCGGGTTGCTGCTGCAGGGCTTCGGTGATCAGGAGGGTTGGCGGTTCGTCTTCTACGTGAACCTGCCGATCGGGGTGCTCGCGCTGTTCGCCGGGGCGCGGCTGCTGCCGCACGACCGGATCGACCGCAACGCCTCCCGGCACACGCTCGACCTGGTTGGCGTGGTGCTGCTCGGCGTGGCGGTGGTGGCGATCATGCTGCCGCTGATCCAGGCGGAGAAGGACCCGTCCGGCGCGCCGTGGTGGCTGCTCGCGGTCGGGGTGGCGCTGCTCGGCGGCTTCGTCGGCTGGGAGCGGCGGTACTCCCGCCGCGGCCGGCAGCCGCTCGTCGACCTGGGCCTGCTGCGTACCCGCAGCTACGCGATGGGTACTTCACTGGGGCTGGCCTACTTCGCCGGGTTCACCGGGATCTTCTTCGTCATCACGCTGTTCTTCCAGCGCGGGCTGGGCTACACGCCGCTGCAGGCCGGCGCGGCGATGCTGCCGTTCGCGATGGGGTCGGCCGGTGCCGCCGCGCTCGGTGGCCGGATCGTGTCCCGGTACGGGCGGGCGCTGGTGGTGCTGGGGGTGCTCGCCGTCGCGGTCGGCCTGGTCGGTACCGACCTGGTGCTGGGCGCGTTCACCGGCGGGCACGTGGGGCTGGTGACCGCGCTGCCGCTCGCGGTGGCCGGGATCGGCAGCGGCCTGACCATCGCGCCGAACCAGACGCTGACCCTCGCCGAGGTACCGCCGGCGGAGGGTGGCACCGCCGCCGGCGTGCTGCAGACGGGGCAGCGGATCGGCTCGGCGATCGGCACCGCGGTGGCCGGCGCGCTGTTCTTCGGCAGCCTGGCCACCACGCACGGCGACTACCACCAGGCGGCGGCGCTGGGCATCCGCGGCTCGATCGCGCTGGTCCTGGTCGCAGTGCTGGTCGGCGTGGCCGATCTGGTCCTGGATCGCCGGCACCGCCGGGCCCAGGGGTCCCTGCCGCCCCGGGTGTGA
- a CDS encoding Hsp70 family protein — MTTPLQPGFGIGIDLGTSNTVAVVRSPDGRTRPLLFDGQPILPSTVFVDESGHIHVGRDAQRLAQLDPARCEPNPKRRIDEPSVLLGDREVPVVALLAGLLKEIAAKAVEAVGFLPPAAMTHPAAWGPTRRGALLEAVRQAGWPPVKLVPEPIAAARYFAQVMRRPVPVGSSLAVFDFGGGTLDVAVVRNEGTGFTVIGSGGDERLGGLDLDEALVTHVGGQIGQRYPQIWQHLSQPTSTTDRRYRRLFWADVGGAKEMLSRSTNAPVPVPGADAAIHLTRDELERLTTPLLDRAVAATEATIAQAGLRADQLSGLFLVGGSSRVPMVARLLHAKLGIAPTVLEQPELPVAEGALAELAPADAATESMPYPMSAMPASPAAGMPVSALPGQAGPVSGAPGQPSGAPMSPGGPPGPYLPGGPPPGGPGGYPQAQFGQPAPIPAPPPARRAWYKRPKVIVPAAAAVVLLLVVGGYLLLRNPYQERGFDGLKAIGSVKYAGADDKTWVQVVGDTAYTMEIDSGESYTSSGTAILRAIPLGQKPLKAKWTKRIDSGGADWDTDWGMHVYDGGGIAIRYGPDGDTPGRYYLLDLDGGSNWHSDTANNEAFGVSVAAGVVLRQASDGSRITALGLSDGKPKWHLAGIAYVENTPGDLARPAWFGSSWPMHSAEKATRAVVVDTDNVATLVDLKTGHKLADGGSQRLSGTTTGATTGPTRLVYNGMLMDMTPAAGFQIRAYALDSMDQKWAYHGGSGYTPDWIQPCGESLLCIKEHRGDSTDGSAEKGVRLVTLHLDDGNKEAWHKDVKGLDGAIGVGNRVVVTAHDDRATTTVYDEDGTFQERRAGMDAARVDDATMLLANGVVETNETDPNWTMTGYGVQSGNTDTLGPLAADLSRCEFSDTYLACSGDGKFEFWRFRS; from the coding sequence GTGACCACGCCGCTTCAGCCGGGTTTCGGTATCGGGATCGATCTCGGTACGTCGAACACGGTGGCAGTGGTGCGCTCACCGGACGGCCGGACCCGGCCGTTGCTGTTCGACGGGCAGCCGATCCTGCCATCGACGGTGTTCGTGGACGAGTCCGGTCACATCCACGTCGGCCGGGACGCGCAGCGGCTGGCGCAGCTGGATCCGGCCCGGTGCGAGCCGAACCCCAAGCGGCGGATCGACGAGCCGTCGGTACTGCTGGGTGACCGCGAGGTGCCGGTGGTGGCGCTGCTGGCGGGGCTGCTGAAGGAGATCGCGGCCAAGGCGGTCGAGGCGGTCGGGTTCCTCCCGCCCGCCGCGATGACGCACCCGGCGGCCTGGGGCCCGACCCGCCGGGGCGCGCTGCTGGAGGCGGTGCGACAGGCGGGGTGGCCGCCGGTGAAGCTGGTACCGGAGCCGATCGCGGCGGCGCGCTACTTCGCGCAGGTGATGCGCCGGCCGGTGCCGGTCGGGTCGTCGCTGGCCGTGTTCGACTTCGGTGGTGGCACGCTGGATGTCGCGGTGGTGCGCAACGAGGGCACCGGGTTCACGGTGATCGGCTCCGGTGGCGACGAGCGGCTCGGCGGGCTGGATCTGGACGAGGCGCTGGTGACGCACGTCGGCGGCCAGATCGGCCAGCGGTACCCGCAGATCTGGCAGCACCTGTCCCAGCCGACCTCGACCACCGACCGCCGGTACCGCCGGCTGTTCTGGGCGGACGTGGGCGGCGCCAAGGAGATGCTGTCCCGGTCGACGAACGCGCCGGTGCCGGTGCCGGGCGCCGACGCGGCGATCCACCTGACCCGCGACGAGTTGGAGCGGCTGACCACGCCGCTGCTGGATCGCGCCGTCGCAGCGACCGAGGCGACCATCGCTCAGGCCGGCCTGCGGGCCGACCAGCTCTCCGGGCTGTTCCTGGTCGGCGGGTCGAGCCGGGTACCGATGGTCGCCCGGCTGCTGCACGCCAAACTCGGCATCGCGCCGACCGTGCTGGAGCAGCCGGAGCTGCCGGTCGCCGAGGGCGCGCTGGCGGAGCTCGCGCCGGCCGACGCGGCGACCGAGTCGATGCCGTACCCGATGTCGGCGATGCCGGCGAGCCCCGCCGCCGGCATGCCCGTCAGCGCCCTGCCCGGCCAGGCCGGCCCGGTGTCGGGTGCGCCGGGACAGCCGTCCGGCGCGCCGATGTCACCGGGTGGGCCGCCCGGGCCGTACCTGCCGGGCGGGCCACCGCCGGGCGGGCCGGGCGGCTACCCGCAGGCGCAGTTCGGCCAGCCGGCGCCGATCCCGGCCCCGCCGCCGGCGCGACGCGCCTGGTACAAGCGGCCGAAGGTCATCGTGCCCGCCGCCGCGGCCGTCGTGCTGCTGCTCGTCGTGGGCGGGTACCTGCTGCTCCGCAACCCTTACCAGGAACGCGGCTTCGACGGGCTGAAGGCGATCGGCTCGGTGAAGTACGCCGGCGCCGACGACAAGACGTGGGTGCAGGTCGTCGGCGACACCGCGTACACCATGGAGATCGACTCGGGCGAGTCCTACACCAGCTCCGGTACGGCGATCCTGCGGGCGATTCCGCTGGGCCAGAAGCCACTCAAGGCGAAGTGGACGAAGCGGATCGACTCCGGCGGCGCCGACTGGGACACCGACTGGGGCATGCACGTGTACGACGGTGGCGGCATCGCGATCCGCTACGGCCCGGACGGCGACACCCCCGGCCGGTACTACCTGCTCGACCTCGACGGCGGCAGCAACTGGCACAGCGACACCGCCAACAACGAGGCGTTCGGGGTGTCGGTCGCCGCCGGTGTGGTGCTTCGGCAGGCCAGCGACGGCTCCCGGATCACCGCGCTCGGCCTGTCCGACGGGAAGCCGAAGTGGCACCTCGCCGGCATCGCGTACGTCGAGAACACGCCCGGCGATCTGGCCCGGCCGGCCTGGTTCGGCAGCTCGTGGCCGATGCACAGCGCGGAGAAGGCTACCCGCGCGGTGGTCGTCGACACCGACAACGTCGCCACGCTCGTCGACCTCAAGACCGGCCACAAGCTCGCCGACGGCGGCAGCCAGCGGCTCTCCGGCACGACGACCGGCGCCACCACCGGTCCGACCCGGCTGGTCTACAACGGCATGCTGATGGACATGACCCCGGCGGCAGGCTTCCAGATCCGGGCGTACGCGCTCGACTCGATGGACCAGAAGTGGGCGTACCACGGGGGCAGCGGCTACACCCCCGACTGGATCCAGCCGTGCGGCGAGTCGCTGCTGTGCATCAAGGAGCACCGCGGCGACAGCACCGACGGCTCCGCCGAGAAGGGCGTCCGGCTGGTCACGCTGCACCTCGACGACGGCAACAAGGAAGCCTGGCACAAGGACGTCAAGGGCCTCGACGGCGCGATCGGGGTCGGCAACCGGGTCGTCGTCACCGCGCACGACGACAGGGCCACCACCACCGTGTACGACGAGGACGGCACCTTCCAGGAACGCCGGGCCGGGATGGACGCGGCCCGGGTCGACGACGCCACCATGTTGCTCGCCAACGGCGTGGTGGAGACCAACGAGACCGATCCGAACTGGACGATGACCGGGTACGGCGTGCAGTCCGGCAACACCGACACGCTCGGCCCGCTCGCCGCCGACCTGTCCAGGTGCGAGTTCAGCGACACATACCTCGCCTGTTCGGGCGACGGCAAGTTCGAGTTCTGGCGTTTCCGGAGCTGA
- the egtD gene encoding L-histidine N(alpha)-methyltransferase, which yields MSDRPTFDVRLGTEEKARALRADAVAGLTEHPKWLRPTWFYDAHGSMLFDELSHAPGYYLARAESTVLAEHAADVVADTDVRTLIELGSGASTKTRLIIEAGHEHGTLRRFVGFDVSESALASAAATLSARYPWLDIHAVVGDFTRHLDALPADENRLVLFLGGTIGNLLPPDRAQLLCGLRAVLAPGDALLLGVGLVTDPEAMVRAYQDPDGRTAEFNRNVLRVLNRALGADFPIEAFEHVVRWDAEHEWVQLLLRATRPIEVTLAAVDLTISFTAGELLCTAVSTRFHRAGISAELAAAGFTVEHWWPDGTERFAVTLARAR from the coding sequence CTGAGCGATCGGCCGACCTTCGACGTCCGCCTCGGTACCGAGGAGAAGGCCCGGGCGCTGCGCGCGGACGCGGTCGCCGGGCTGACCGAACACCCGAAGTGGCTCCGGCCGACCTGGTTCTACGACGCGCACGGCAGCATGCTGTTCGACGAGCTGAGCCACGCGCCCGGCTACTACCTGGCCCGGGCCGAATCGACGGTGCTCGCCGAGCACGCCGCGGACGTCGTCGCCGACACCGACGTCCGCACCCTGATCGAGCTGGGTTCCGGCGCGTCGACGAAGACCCGGCTGATCATCGAGGCCGGGCACGAGCACGGCACGCTGCGCCGGTTCGTCGGGTTCGACGTATCGGAGAGCGCGCTCGCGTCGGCGGCCGCGACGCTGTCCGCCCGGTACCCGTGGCTCGACATCCACGCGGTGGTCGGCGACTTCACCCGGCATCTCGACGCGCTGCCGGCAGACGAGAACCGGCTGGTGCTGTTCCTCGGCGGCACCATCGGCAACCTGCTCCCACCGGACCGGGCGCAGCTGCTGTGCGGCCTGCGCGCGGTGCTCGCGCCCGGCGACGCGCTGCTGCTCGGCGTCGGCCTGGTCACCGACCCGGAGGCGATGGTCCGGGCGTACCAGGACCCGGACGGGCGCACCGCCGAGTTCAACCGCAACGTGCTGCGGGTACTCAACCGCGCGCTCGGCGCCGACTTCCCGATCGAGGCGTTCGAACACGTGGTGCGCTGGGACGCCGAACACGAGTGGGTACAGCTGCTGCTGCGCGCGACCCGGCCGATCGAGGTGACGCTCGCCGCGGTCGACCTGACGATCTCGTTCACCGCCGGCGAGCTGCTGTGCACCGCGGTCTCCACCCGGTTCCACCGGGCCGGTATCAGCGCGGAACTCGCCGCCGCCGGGTTCACCGTCGAGCACTGGTGGCCAGACGGTACCGAGCGGTTCGCGGTGACGCTCGCCCGCGCCCGCTGA
- the rlmB gene encoding 23S rRNA (guanosine(2251)-2'-O)-methyltransferase RlmB, with amino-acid sequence MPGNSQRRNRRTSSKKGSTSGSGGHHKHSLAGKGRTLPADERPWHKQYRPGENEQLPKRTKWKQEKERRKAAAEGRAPKAGGRRDASPASGRRGPRVSPGRRSSTPKDAPELLVGRNPVVEALRAHVPVTALYVAQGIELDARTTEAVRTAGDRGIAIMEVSRAELDRLTGGVLHQGIGIQVPPYEYESFEDMLAASGEAPAPLLVALDGVTDPRNLGAVIRSAAAFGAQGVFLPSRRAAGMTATAWRTSAGAAARLPVAQVTNLTRALKQCQQAGFVVAGLAADGDVPLYQLEASVDPIVVVAGSEGRGLSRLVGETCDLRVSIPIASEVESLNASVAMAVALAEIARIRTA; translated from the coding sequence ATGCCCGGCAACTCGCAGCGCCGCAATCGTCGCACCTCGTCGAAGAAGGGGAGCACGTCGGGCTCCGGCGGGCACCACAAGCACTCGCTCGCCGGCAAGGGCCGTACCCTGCCCGCCGACGAGCGGCCGTGGCACAAGCAGTACCGCCCCGGTGAGAACGAGCAGCTGCCGAAGCGGACCAAGTGGAAGCAGGAGAAGGAGCGCCGCAAGGCCGCTGCCGAGGGGCGCGCGCCGAAGGCGGGTGGCCGGCGCGACGCCTCACCGGCGTCCGGCCGCCGCGGCCCGCGGGTGTCCCCGGGCCGACGCAGCAGCACGCCGAAGGACGCGCCGGAGCTGCTGGTCGGGCGCAACCCGGTGGTCGAGGCGCTGCGCGCGCACGTGCCGGTGACCGCGCTGTACGTGGCGCAGGGCATCGAGCTGGACGCCCGGACCACCGAGGCGGTGCGGACCGCCGGTGACCGGGGCATCGCGATCATGGAGGTGTCCCGGGCCGAGCTCGACCGGCTCACCGGCGGCGTGCTGCACCAGGGCATCGGCATCCAGGTCCCGCCGTACGAGTACGAGTCGTTCGAGGACATGCTGGCGGCCTCCGGCGAGGCCCCGGCGCCGCTGCTGGTGGCGCTGGACGGCGTGACCGACCCGCGCAACCTGGGTGCGGTGATCCGGTCGGCCGCGGCGTTCGGCGCGCAGGGCGTGTTCCTGCCGTCCCGGCGGGCGGCGGGGATGACCGCGACCGCGTGGCGCACCTCGGCGGGCGCCGCGGCGCGGCTGCCGGTCGCCCAGGTCACCAACCTGACCCGGGCGCTCAAGCAGTGCCAGCAGGCGGGGTTCGTGGTGGCCGGGCTGGCCGCCGACGGCGACGTCCCGCTGTACCAGCTGGAGGCGTCGGTCGATCCGATCGTGGTGGTCGCCGGCTCCGAGGGCCGCGGGCTGTCCCGGCTGGTCGGCGAGACCTGTGACCTGCGGGTGTCGATCCCGATCGCGTCCGAGGTCGAGTCGCTGAACGCGTCGGTCGCGATGGCCGTCGCGCTCGCCGAGATCGCCCGGATCCGCACCGCCTGA
- a CDS encoding protoporphyrinogen/coproporphyrinogen oxidase, whose translation MAVPRRVVVVGAGPAGLTAARALTTAGAAVTVLERDPRPGGRSGVAELRVDGQVWRFDRGAEFIASFYRSTRYLARQVGLGRRDLIRLAMDSRIVLDGRRHPLPTATAAMLRTPLLSAASRRRVAALGTRLAASAPRWGDLAAAADLDDEDAASWFTAHVGRDYADRILPATLDALMLSPAHRTSRAVALAQFAAAPGARLYCPRGGLGTLWESVAAALDVRYETTVVALRPDGDRVHVDTAGGDTLTADAVLLAGPPSLATTLLPADHPDRSLADDAAFSPAVLLHVALAAPAPVPHPVCPVGAGRHPLAGVEPLEIRGTGQVPDGRGGLAICASPQLGAELLDEPDRPIRSLLLAEAERLLGQPLGDILGWAVVRHRYGVPLFGVGWLRRLHARDAALRARTHRADRIHLAGDWLASPSLEGAVRSALHACANLLHTS comes from the coding sequence ATGGCGGTACCTCGACGGGTGGTGGTGGTCGGCGCCGGCCCCGCCGGGCTGACCGCGGCGCGCGCGCTGACCACGGCCGGTGCCGCGGTGACCGTGCTGGAGCGAGATCCCCGACCCGGCGGTCGCTCCGGCGTCGCCGAGCTGCGGGTCGACGGCCAGGTCTGGCGGTTCGACCGGGGCGCCGAGTTCATCGCCTCCTTCTACCGCTCCACCCGCTATCTCGCCCGGCAGGTCGGCCTCGGCCGGCGCGACCTGATCCGGCTGGCGATGGACAGCCGGATCGTCCTGGACGGCCGCCGGCACCCGCTGCCGACCGCCACCGCGGCGATGCTGCGCACCCCGTTGCTGTCGGCGGCCAGCCGCCGGCGGGTGGCCGCGCTCGGCACCCGGCTGGCCGCTTCCGCACCCCGCTGGGGCGATCTGGCCGCCGCCGCGGACCTGGACGACGAGGACGCCGCCAGCTGGTTCACCGCGCACGTCGGCCGCGACTACGCGGACCGGATCCTGCCGGCGACGCTCGACGCGCTGATGCTCTCCCCGGCCCACCGCACCTCCCGGGCCGTCGCCCTGGCGCAGTTCGCCGCCGCACCCGGCGCCCGCCTGTACTGCCCGCGCGGCGGCCTCGGCACGCTGTGGGAGTCGGTCGCCGCGGCGTTGGACGTCCGGTACGAGACAACCGTCGTGGCGCTGCGGCCGGACGGCGACCGGGTGCACGTCGACACGGCCGGCGGCGACACCCTCACCGCCGACGCGGTGCTACTGGCTGGCCCGCCGTCGCTCGCCACCACCCTGCTGCCGGCCGACCACCCCGACCGGTCGCTCGCCGACGACGCCGCGTTCTCCCCGGCGGTACTGCTGCACGTCGCGCTGGCGGCGCCGGCGCCGGTGCCGCACCCGGTCTGCCCGGTCGGGGCCGGCCGGCATCCGCTCGCCGGGGTCGAACCGCTGGAGATCCGCGGTACCGGGCAGGTGCCGGACGGCCGCGGCGGCCTGGCGATCTGCGCGTCGCCGCAGCTCGGCGCCGAGCTGCTGGACGAGCCGGACCGGCCGATCCGGTCGCTGCTGCTGGCCGAGGCGGAGCGGCTGCTCGGCCAGCCGTTGGGCGACATCCTCGGCTGGGCGGTGGTCCGGCACCGGTACGGCGTACCGCTGTTCGGGGTCGGCTGGCTGCGCCGGCTGCACGCGCGCGACGCCGCGCTGCGGGCCCGTACTCATCGCGCCGACCGGATCCACCTCGCCGGCGACTGGCTCGCCAGCCCCAGCCTCGAAGGCGCCGTCCGCAGCGCCCTGCACGCCTGTGCCAACCTCCTGCACACCTCCTGA